From the genome of Chelonia mydas isolate rCheMyd1 chromosome 2, rCheMyd1.pri.v2, whole genome shotgun sequence, one region includes:
- the LOC102941409 gene encoding cytochrome P450 7B1 isoform X1 produces MAPWELLQLYTYGLAIATALLLWAACACSRRRRRTGEPPLINGWIPFIGKALTFRKDVFKFLVSQQQKFGDVFTVYVVGRYITFIMDPFQYVYVIRNSKQLEFYEFADKMASRTFGYPSLSNFPKLNENLHRIYQYLQGKPLDIISDHMMKNLQHIFEWKCSQATDWKTEKMYKFCSFLMFEASFITLYGRDPAADGHNVISEIRDKFTKFDANFPYLVANIPIELLGVTKKVRQELIHHFLLRNMAKWMGGSEVIQARKDILEKYELLQDYDKAAHHLAFLWASVGNTIPATFWAMYYLLWHPEALAVVRDEIDHLLQSTGQKKGPGYCIHLTREQLDSLVYLESALNESLRMCSSSMNIRISLEDYILKLGGNQEVGLRKGDWIALYPQILHMDPEIYEDPEVYKFDRYIENGKKKTTFYKGGKKLKYFLMPFGSGISMCPGRFFAMNEMKLFLILFLAYFDVELVEKKPIGPDNSRMGLGILLPDSDIAFRYKIKSF; encoded by the exons GAGGACCGGAGAACCCCCGTTAATAAATGGTTGGATTCCTTTCATTGGGAAGGCCTTAACTTTTAGGAAAGATGTTTTCAAATTCTTGGTGTCTCAGCAACAAAAATTCGGAGACGTTTTCACTGTATACGTTGTTG GTAGATATATTACTTTTATCATGGACCCATTCCAGTATGTTTATGTGATCAGAAATAGCAAGCAACTTGAATTTTATGAATTTGCTGATAAAATGGCATCAAGAACTTTTGGCTATCCCTCTTTGTCAAATTTCCCAAAACTAAACGAAAATCTGCATCGAATTTACCAATACCTGCAAGGCAAGCCTTTGGACATAATTTCTGACCACATGATGAAAAATCTCCAGCATATATTTGAATGGAAATGCTCACAAGCAACAGAttggaaaacagaaaaaatgtaCAAGTTCTGCAGCTTTCTAATGTTTGAAGCCAGTTTTATAACACTATATGGAAGAGATCCTGCTGCAGATGGCCACAATGTTATTAGTGAAATCAGAGACAAATTTACCAAGTTTGATGCCAACTTTCCCTATTTAGTTGCAAACATACCAATTGAGTTGCTAGGAGTTACCAAGAAGGTTCGGCAGGAGCTTATACATCATTTTTTACTTCGGAACATGGCAAAATGGATGGGAGGGTCAGAAGTGATCCAAgccagaaaagatatattagagaaATATGAGCTGCTCCAAGATTATGACAAAGCAG CACATCATCTTGCCTTCCTGTGGGCCTCTGTGGGAAACACGATTCCAGCTACATTCTGGGCCATGTATTATCTTCTGTGGCACCCAGAAGCTCTTGCAGTGGTGCGTGACGAAATTGACCATTTGCTGCAGTCAACGGGTCAAAAGAAAGGGCCTGGATATTGCATCCACCTCACCAGAGAACAACTGGACAGCCTGGTCTACCTAG AGAGCGCTTTAAATGAGAGTTTACGAATGTGCTCATCTTCCATGAACATTCGGATCAGCCTAGAGGATTATATTCTCAAGCTTGGAGGAAATCAGGAAGTCGGTTTGAGGAAAGGAGACTGGATAGCTCTTTATCCTCAAATTTTGCACATGGACCCTGAGATCTATGAAGATCCTGAG GTGTATAAGTTTGATCGTTATATAGAGAATGGCAAGAAGAAAACCACCTTctacaaggggggaaaaaagctgaaaTACTTTCTGATGCCTTTTGGCTCTGGAATCAGCATGTGTCCTGGCAGGTTCTTTGCAATGAATGAAATGAAGCTGTTTCTGATTTTATTCCTGGCTTACTTTGACGTAGAACTAGTGGAAAAGAAGCCCATAGGTCCTGACAACAGTCGTATGGGCCTTGGTATCCTCTTGCCAGACTCTGATATTGCCTTTCGTTACAAGATAAAGTCTTTTTAG
- the LOC102941409 gene encoding cytochrome P450 7B1 isoform X2, with amino-acid sequence MDPFQYVYVIRNSKQLEFYEFADKMASRTFGYPSLSNFPKLNENLHRIYQYLQGKPLDIISDHMMKNLQHIFEWKCSQATDWKTEKMYKFCSFLMFEASFITLYGRDPAADGHNVISEIRDKFTKFDANFPYLVANIPIELLGVTKKVRQELIHHFLLRNMAKWMGGSEVIQARKDILEKYELLQDYDKAAHHLAFLWASVGNTIPATFWAMYYLLWHPEALAVVRDEIDHLLQSTGQKKGPGYCIHLTREQLDSLVYLESALNESLRMCSSSMNIRISLEDYILKLGGNQEVGLRKGDWIALYPQILHMDPEIYEDPEVYKFDRYIENGKKKTTFYKGGKKLKYFLMPFGSGISMCPGRFFAMNEMKLFLILFLAYFDVELVEKKPIGPDNSRMGLGILLPDSDIAFRYKIKSF; translated from the exons ATGGACCCATTCCAGTATGTTTATGTGATCAGAAATAGCAAGCAACTTGAATTTTATGAATTTGCTGATAAAATGGCATCAAGAACTTTTGGCTATCCCTCTTTGTCAAATTTCCCAAAACTAAACGAAAATCTGCATCGAATTTACCAATACCTGCAAGGCAAGCCTTTGGACATAATTTCTGACCACATGATGAAAAATCTCCAGCATATATTTGAATGGAAATGCTCACAAGCAACAGAttggaaaacagaaaaaatgtaCAAGTTCTGCAGCTTTCTAATGTTTGAAGCCAGTTTTATAACACTATATGGAAGAGATCCTGCTGCAGATGGCCACAATGTTATTAGTGAAATCAGAGACAAATTTACCAAGTTTGATGCCAACTTTCCCTATTTAGTTGCAAACATACCAATTGAGTTGCTAGGAGTTACCAAGAAGGTTCGGCAGGAGCTTATACATCATTTTTTACTTCGGAACATGGCAAAATGGATGGGAGGGTCAGAAGTGATCCAAgccagaaaagatatattagagaaATATGAGCTGCTCCAAGATTATGACAAAGCAG CACATCATCTTGCCTTCCTGTGGGCCTCTGTGGGAAACACGATTCCAGCTACATTCTGGGCCATGTATTATCTTCTGTGGCACCCAGAAGCTCTTGCAGTGGTGCGTGACGAAATTGACCATTTGCTGCAGTCAACGGGTCAAAAGAAAGGGCCTGGATATTGCATCCACCTCACCAGAGAACAACTGGACAGCCTGGTCTACCTAG AGAGCGCTTTAAATGAGAGTTTACGAATGTGCTCATCTTCCATGAACATTCGGATCAGCCTAGAGGATTATATTCTCAAGCTTGGAGGAAATCAGGAAGTCGGTTTGAGGAAAGGAGACTGGATAGCTCTTTATCCTCAAATTTTGCACATGGACCCTGAGATCTATGAAGATCCTGAG GTGTATAAGTTTGATCGTTATATAGAGAATGGCAAGAAGAAAACCACCTTctacaaggggggaaaaaagctgaaaTACTTTCTGATGCCTTTTGGCTCTGGAATCAGCATGTGTCCTGGCAGGTTCTTTGCAATGAATGAAATGAAGCTGTTTCTGATTTTATTCCTGGCTTACTTTGACGTAGAACTAGTGGAAAAGAAGCCCATAGGTCCTGACAACAGTCGTATGGGCCTTGGTATCCTCTTGCCAGACTCTGATATTGCCTTTCGTTACAAGATAAAGTCTTTTTAG